Below is a genomic region from Corallococcus macrosporus.
AGGACAGCAGGCAGCGATCCTCCTCCGCCACCGACTGCACCTGCCCGCGCCGATGGGCGTACTTCGGCTCGCCGCCCGCGTCCACCGGCGCGTCGAGCAGTGCGTTCACTCCAATCTCATGGACGACATCCGCCACCCGGCTGGCCGCGGATCTGGAGGCGCCAGCCTGGAGGACGGCCTCCGCCGCGCGCTCCCCCGCCGCCGTCACCTCCGAGACACTGCCCAGCCACGCCACGGACGTGGCGGCCTCCCGGGGAATCATGGGCTCGCCGCGAAGCAGCGCGCCGAGCAGCCGCGCCTCCCAGGCGGACGGCTGGCCGCCCTCACCGCGCGTGGCCATGAGCAGCGCCGGGGGACGCCGCTCCAGCAGCGCCGCGTGGGCGGGGGTGAACCGCCCGTCGAACAGCACCAGGTGCGGCGCCGCGTCGTCACCGCGCCCCAACAGGACGCCGTCCCTTGCCAGCACCCCGGAGGCCTTCTCCAGCGCCTCCGGCGTGAGCGTCGTGTCCGGCGTCAACTTCAGGGGAGCATCCTTCACGGCGGCGACGGTATCCAAACAGCGACCTAATAATGGAGTCGAACTTCTGTGAAGACGCCCAGCGGCGGAGCGGGGAAGCCGTGGGACTCCTCGTACTTCGCGTTGAACAGGTTCGTGCCCAGCAGGGACACCGCCACGCGCTCGTGGACGTTGAAGCCCACGCGCGCGGTCGCGGTGATGTAGCTGGGCAGCTTCACGCGGGTGGTGGTGCCGGCGTTCTCGTCCACCACGAAGCCCGGATCATACCGGGCGCCCACGAACAGGCCGTAGAGCTCCACGAAGGCGAACTTGCCGATGTTGGTGCGGCCGCGCAGGTAGACGCGGTGGGTGGGCGCGTAGTCCAGCGGGTAGCCGGCCCCGCCTCCCACCGGCAGCGCCTGGGCGTCCAGGAACTGGTAGGCCACGTCGAAGGACGAGTTGATGGACGGCACCTGCGCCGCGGCCTCCGCCTCGAAGCCCGCCACGCGCGCGTCGCCCAGGTTCTTGAACTGGGACGTGGAGCCGAAGAGGAGCTCCTGGTTGATGAAGTTGCGAGCGCGGTTGTAGAAGCCCGTGCCCGTCAGGCGCACCCGGCGGTCGAGCGGCCAGAAGTCCACCGCCGCCTCCACCGTGTCCAGCGTCTCCGCGCGCAGGGACGGGTTGCCCAAGAGCGTCGCGGCGTACATCTGCTGGTTGATGGCCAACTCCGCCAGCGTGGGCGCGCGGAAGGCGCGGCCGTAGTTGGTGCGCAGCGTGAGCAGCTCCGGGATGGCGTGGAACACGACGCTGGCGCGCGGGGACACCTGGTCCGTCTTCGCCTCCCAGACCTTGGAGGGGATCTGGTAGTTGTCGTAGCGGGCGCCCGCGCCCACCACCAGCCGCTCCGTGATGCGGTACTCGGCGTCCACGAAGCCGCCCAGGATGGTCTGCTTCGTGTCGTCCAGGGTCAGGCCGGGCAGCACGTTCTGGTTGTTCACCTGGTCGGCCTTCACGTCGCCGCCCACGGTGACGGACAGCTTGTCCAGGGAGAACAGCGCGCGCGCCTCACCGCCCAGGCGGCTGCGCTTGCCCAGCGTGTCCTCCAGCGCGCCGGTGACTTCATTCTCCAGCGTCACGTTGCGGCGCTTGAAGAACGTGTAGGCCTGGGCGAACACGCGCACGTTGTCCGTCACCTGCTGATCCAGCTGCAGGGCGGCGTTGAGGTTCTGGACGTGCTCGTTGTCCTGCGCGGTGTAGTGGCAGCGGCCGCAGTTGCCCACGGTGGAGATGTTCTGGCCACCGGGCCGGCCGATGTTGCCGTCGGTGAAGTCGGCGTCCAGCGCGAGGGGCCCCACGCGGACCTTGCCGTTCACCTGGTGCACCAGCGAGTCCTCGTTGGTGTCCGTCTGGCCCAGTTGCTGGTTGTTGAAGAGCTGCGGGCCGTCCGAGCCGAAGCCGTAGTAGCCGAGCAGCGCCTCCACCGGACCGCCGCGGCCGGCGACGTTGGTCTGCAGGCGCCACGTCTTGTCCTGGCCCGCGAGGATGCGCGCGTCCGCGCCCACGTTC
It encodes:
- a CDS encoding TonB-dependent receptor plug domain-containing protein, which gives rise to MDSTEYGGPRTNAVKGFAGRLSARACLTLVVCALSLFAVETARAQEAQEPASKTRTKTARKRAAATPGTKAATPGTKPPRTAKTRRGAKTPPPPVEPEPIRGEEPAAQDPVLATEPPPAQPAPMAGPGAGPSVADPMPVASPGTPASTSPYDGPLTSDIPSNPQPAPALGAGAMLPASQPRPADNVPDRAPFTEPTTDRALPPPSSLSGLDGPDLGGGDDLEKNINLALSEAVVTTASKRSQRISDVPLTVSWIPAEELEGTGQFSLCEAIQYFPGMECRRGSMRKAAVSARGLGSNYLSNRLLLLKDGRPLTDPWTGQFYADETTPMTNLKQVEVIRGPGSSLYGSNAFSGVINIIERQPADLIAKGQNVGADARILAGQDKTWRLQTNVAGRGGPVEALLGYYGFGSDGPQLFNNQQLGQTDTNEDSLVHQVNGKVRVGPLALDADFTDGNIGRPGGQNISTVGNCGRCHYTAQDNEHVQNLNAALQLDQQVTDNVRVFAQAYTFFKRRNVTLENEVTGALEDTLGKRSRLGGEARALFSLDKLSVTVGGDVKADQVNNQNVLPGLTLDDTKQTILGGFVDAEYRITERLVVGAGARYDNYQIPSKVWEAKTDQVSPRASVVFHAIPELLTLRTNYGRAFRAPTLAELAINQQMYAATLLGNPSLRAETLDTVEAAVDFWPLDRRVRLTGTGFYNRARNFINQELLFGSTSQFKNLGDARVAGFEAEAAAQVPSINSSFDVAYQFLDAQALPVGGGAGYPLDYAPTHRVYLRGRTNIGKFAFVELYGLFVGARYDPGFVVDENAGTTTRVKLPSYITATARVGFNVHERVAVSLLGTNLFNAKYEESHGFPAPPLGVFTEVRLHY